A stretch of the Solanum dulcamara chromosome 6, daSolDulc1.2, whole genome shotgun sequence genome encodes the following:
- the LOC129891165 gene encoding uncharacterized protein LOC129891165 — MSSTLKIIFKLSFLLFKAIVSNLWTKIWNAIEKNDSLEPTTLLSVLSVLFETTSYLTCFNASIEPRVSQKQPSYLDRSKGQIRLITILFMARVSLRFQGVGCEPKPV; from the exons ATGTCCTCcactttgaaaatcatatttaagCTTTCTTTCCTATTGTTCAAAGCTATTGTCTCAAATTTATGGACCAAAATATGGAATGCAATAGAGAAAAATGATTCACTAGAACCAACAACTCTCCTGTCAGTACTGTCAGTACTGTTTGAGACCACATCT TATCTAACCTGTTTtaatgcttctattgagccgagggtctctcagaaacaaccgtcctaccttgataggagtaag ggacagatAAGACTCATAACCATCCTATTTATGGCTAGAGTTTCTCTACGTtttcaaggagttg